From a single Silene latifolia isolate original U9 population chromosome 6, ASM4854445v1, whole genome shotgun sequence genomic region:
- the LOC141587821 gene encoding F-box/kelch-repeat protein At3g06240-like, which yields MTNPQNSSSSNNQFTLISVFNFFPPEIWTQILAKLPAKSLLKFRCVCKSWCAIIDDPYFIHFVIQLSQNPNFGNNNKSLLVLDCLVYREYRGTGCLLIVRHAETFEETARIFKKADLYSYRRIGSCNGLFLVSRNDGYLLYHKELRLWNPSIRKSLVIPACPFPSSLLNDCVYVFGYAPVIKDYKVVAIALEKNVGEKPRIMYVAVYTLRDQQWTVRNDGLNISFPNTIDMFQPFYSVSAAVFLNGMAYWLGNINKDRFQFTHLGSFDFDTEEIAFSELPSSWEEERGSCRLLFLFGESLAIFRISDVVSSIWVLEQDKKRKTWTLWFSGQSSLDGYNLFKKYDGSKEKVFFCESDGGYFICRNESYNIASCEVQEFEGFISRYLQLEMYAESLVLSKGYGARDLRFFP from the coding sequence ATGACTAACCCCCAAAATTCATCCAGTAGTAACAATCAATTCACCCTTATTTCAGTATTCAACTTCTTCCCACCCGAAATTTGGACTCAGATATTGGCTAAATTACCGGCGAAAAGCCTATTAAAATTCAGGTGCGTATGTAAATCTTGGTGCGCTATTATTGACgatccttattttattcattttgtaATTCAACTTTCCCAAAACCCCAATTTTGGAAATAATAATAAATCATTATTAGTCCTCGATTGTTTGGTATACCGTGAATATCGAGGAACAGGGTGTTTGTTGATAGTTCGTCATGCCGAAACGTTTGAAGAAACCGCTCGTATTTTCAAGAAAGCTGATTTGTATTCGTACCGTAGAATCGGTAGTTGTAATGGGTTGTTCCTTGTTAGTAGAAACGATGGTTATCTTTTGTACCATAAAGAATTGAGATTGTGGAACCCTAGTATTCGTAAATCATTGGTAATTCCCGCTTGCCCATTTCCCTCGTCTTTGCTTAATGATTGTGTATATGTGTTTGGATATGCTCCTGttattaaggattataaagtCGTTGCGATTGCATTGGAAAAGAATGTGGGTGAAAAGCCTAGAATAATGTATGTTGCAGTGTATACACTCCGTGATCAACAATGGACTGTTAGAAATGATGGGTTGAATATCAGTTTTCCGAATACTATTGATATGTTTCAGCCATTTTATTCTGTATCGGCTGCTGTTTTCTTGAATGGAATGGCATATTGGCTTGGGAATATTAATAAAGATAGGTTTCAATTTACTCATCTTGGTTCCTTTGACTTTGATACCGAAGAAATTGCCTTTTCGGAACTGCCATCTAGTTGGGAGGAAGAAAGAGGCTCATGTAGGCTTTtgtttctttttggggaatcactAGCGATTTTTAGAATTTCTGACGTAGTTTCCAGTATATGGGTGCTGGAACAGGACAAGAAAAGGAAGACATGGACTCTATGGTTCTCCGGGCAATCAAGTTTGGATGGTTATAATTTGTTCAAGAAGTACGATGGTTCAAAAGAAAAGGTTTTCTTTTGTGAGAGTGATGGTGGCTATTTTATTTGTCGGAATGAGTCATATAATATAGCTAGTTGTGAAGTGCAGGAGTTTGAAGGTTTTATAAGCCGCTATTTACAACTAGAAATGTATGCGGAGAGTTTGGTGTTGTCCAAAGGATATGGAGCTCGCGATTTGAGGTTTTTCCCTTGA